In the Caballeronia sp. LZ062 genome, one interval contains:
- a CDS encoding nitrate reductase associated protein, whose product MGLYDTARLFAFEVESSDNLRFIPLSVRFNLDRFGMRITLDQWQMLPYDDRVLLARFPVEDEVELEKNFDLALEEMLKTHANAAPEKIERDADPVWNHADAVPEAVIRQSSLAGLSAPSLSRWAALDRFQRYALAKLSRNTDKLNHDFLPAMREFGLAE is encoded by the coding sequence ATGGGACTTTACGATACCGCTCGTCTCTTCGCGTTCGAAGTCGAATCCTCGGACAATCTGCGCTTCATTCCGCTCTCGGTGCGTTTCAATCTCGACCGCTTCGGTATGCGCATCACGCTCGATCAGTGGCAGATGCTTCCGTATGACGATCGCGTGTTGCTCGCGCGCTTTCCGGTCGAAGACGAGGTCGAACTGGAGAAAAACTTCGATCTCGCGCTCGAAGAAATGCTGAAGACGCACGCGAACGCCGCGCCCGAGAAAATCGAACGCGACGCCGATCCCGTCTGGAACCACGCCGACGCGGTGCCGGAAGCCGTCATCCGGCAGAGCAGCCTGGCGGGACTGAGCGCGCCTAGCCTGTCGCGCTGGGCCGCGCTCGACCGCTTTCAGCGCTATGCGCTCGCGAAACTTTCGCGCAACACCGACAAGCTCAATCACGACTTCCTGCCCGCCATGCGCGAGTTCGGGCTCGCGGAATAA
- a CDS encoding TetR/AcrR family transcriptional regulator — protein sequence MRKGEQTRAAILDAALDLASRDGLEGLTIGLLAERMQMSKSGVFAHFGSREDLQVEVVREYHRRFEDEVFFPSLREPRGLPRLRAMMSRWMEKRIEEVTTGCIYISGAVEYDDRAASAVREQLVHSVTTWREALLRAIRQAKEEGHLKPETDPKLMLFELYSFTLGLHHDARFLHLPEAVQLTRDALEKTIVSYQTSHSSADGGGRETSEPATHAATSAATNLTSHQTDSR from the coding sequence ATGCGAAAAGGCGAACAGACGCGGGCCGCGATTCTCGACGCAGCGTTGGATCTGGCGAGCAGGGACGGACTCGAAGGACTGACCATCGGCCTTCTGGCCGAGCGGATGCAGATGAGCAAGAGCGGAGTGTTCGCGCACTTCGGTTCGCGCGAAGATCTGCAAGTGGAAGTGGTGCGCGAGTATCACCGCCGCTTCGAAGACGAAGTGTTCTTCCCGAGCTTGCGGGAACCGCGCGGCCTGCCGCGACTGCGCGCGATGATGAGCCGCTGGATGGAAAAGCGCATCGAGGAAGTGACCACCGGCTGCATCTACATCAGCGGCGCGGTGGAATACGACGATCGCGCGGCGAGTGCGGTGCGCGAGCAGTTGGTCCACAGCGTGACAACCTGGCGTGAGGCGCTTTTGCGGGCCATTCGTCAGGCGAAGGAGGAAGGGCATCTCAAGCCGGAGACGGACCCGAAGCTGATGCTCTTCGAGTTGTACAGCTTCACGCTCGGCCTGCATCACGACGCGCGTTTCCTGCATCTGCCGGAAGCGGTGCAACTGACGCGGGACGCGCTGGAGAAAACGATCGTTTCATATCAGACGTCGCACTCGTCTGCCGATGGCGGCGGCCGCGAAACCAGCGAGCCGGCCACCCACGCAGCCACGAGTGCGGCGACGAATCTAACTTCGCATCAAACGGACAGCCGTTAG
- a CDS encoding 3-hydroxyacyl-CoA dehydrogenase/enoyl-CoA hydratase family protein: MSTLNIRKVAVLGAGVMGAQIAAHLINARVPVLLFDLPAKEGPKNGIALKAIENLKKLSPAPLGMKDDAQYIEPANYEDDIARLAECDLVIEAIAERMDWKHDLYKKVSPHIAPHAIFASNTSGLSITELSHGFSDELKARFCGVHFFNPPRYMHLVELIPTESTKPEILDQLETFLTSVIGKGVVRAKDTPNFIANRVGVFSILAVIAESQKFGLRFDEVDDLTGARLGRAKSATFRTADVVGLDTMAHVIKTMQDNLPDDPFFSVYATPPVLAELVKNGALGQKTGAGFYRKEGKAIKVLDPQTAQYVEAGAKADELVGRILKRPPAERLKLLRETDNKQAQFLWAIFRDVFHYIAVHLESIADNARDVDLAIRWGFGWNQGPFESWQAAGWQQVAQWVQEDIDAGKALSKAPLPAWVLDGPVAEKGGVHTNEGSWSPQARRFIGRSTLPVYQKQVFRAPLVGESGADPKTYGKTLFETDSVRAWLDRDDGDVVIVSFKTKMNTIGPGVLDGLTQAIELAEKEYRGVVIWQPTSLTLGAPGGPFSAGANLEEAMPAFMMGGAKGIEPFVKKFQDSMMRVKYANVPVVCAVSGIALGGGCELMLHSAKRVAHVESYIGLVEVGVGLVPAGGGLKEAALRAAEAASAVNATSDLLKFLQKPFENAAMAKVSGSALEARAMGYLKPSDTIVFNVHELLDIAKKEARALADSGYRAPLRAKQIPVAGRSALSTIKASLVNMRDGRFISDHDFLIASRIAEVVCGGDVEGGSLVDEEWLLALERRAFIELLGTQKTQERIMGMLQTGKPVRN, translated from the coding sequence GTGAGCACCCTGAACATCCGCAAAGTCGCCGTGCTCGGCGCAGGCGTGATGGGCGCGCAGATCGCCGCGCATCTCATCAACGCGCGCGTGCCCGTGCTGCTCTTCGATCTTCCCGCGAAGGAAGGCCCGAAGAACGGCATCGCGCTCAAGGCCATCGAGAATCTGAAGAAGCTCTCGCCCGCGCCGCTCGGCATGAAGGACGACGCGCAGTACATCGAGCCCGCGAACTACGAAGACGACATCGCGCGTCTAGCCGAATGCGATCTCGTGATCGAAGCGATCGCCGAGCGCATGGACTGGAAGCACGACCTGTACAAGAAGGTCTCGCCGCACATCGCGCCGCACGCCATCTTCGCGAGCAATACGTCGGGCTTGTCGATCACCGAGCTGTCGCACGGTTTCTCCGATGAACTCAAAGCGCGTTTCTGCGGCGTGCACTTCTTCAATCCGCCGCGCTACATGCATCTGGTCGAGCTGATTCCGACCGAATCGACGAAGCCCGAGATTCTCGACCAGCTTGAAACTTTCCTGACGAGCGTGATCGGCAAAGGCGTCGTGCGGGCGAAGGACACGCCGAACTTCATCGCGAATCGCGTGGGCGTGTTCTCGATTCTCGCCGTGATCGCCGAAAGCCAGAAGTTCGGCCTGCGTTTCGACGAAGTGGACGACCTGACCGGCGCGCGCCTCGGCCGCGCGAAGTCCGCGACGTTCCGCACGGCGGATGTCGTCGGTCTCGACACGATGGCGCACGTCATCAAGACGATGCAGGACAACTTGCCGGACGATCCGTTCTTCTCCGTCTACGCCACGCCGCCCGTGCTCGCCGAACTGGTGAAGAACGGCGCGCTCGGGCAGAAGACGGGCGCGGGTTTCTATCGCAAGGAAGGCAAGGCGATCAAGGTGCTCGACCCGCAAACGGCGCAATACGTCGAAGCGGGCGCGAAGGCGGACGAACTCGTCGGCCGCATTCTGAAGCGCCCGCCGGCCGAGCGCCTCAAGCTCCTGCGCGAGACGGACAACAAGCAGGCGCAGTTCCTCTGGGCCATTTTCCGCGACGTGTTCCATTACATCGCGGTGCATCTCGAATCGATCGCGGACAACGCACGCGACGTCGATCTCGCGATCCGCTGGGGCTTCGGCTGGAACCAGGGACCGTTCGAAAGCTGGCAGGCGGCGGGCTGGCAGCAAGTCGCGCAGTGGGTGCAGGAAGACATCGACGCGGGCAAGGCGCTCTCGAAAGCGCCGCTGCCCGCCTGGGTGCTCGACGGCCCCGTCGCCGAGAAAGGCGGCGTACACACGAACGAAGGCTCGTGGTCGCCGCAGGCTCGCCGTTTCATCGGGCGCTCGACGCTGCCGGTCTACCAGAAGCAAGTGTTCCGCGCGCCGCTCGTCGGTGAAAGCGGCGCCGATCCGAAGACCTACGGCAAGACGCTCTTCGAAACCGACAGCGTGCGCGCGTGGCTCGACCGCGACGACGGCGACGTGGTGATCGTCTCGTTCAAGACGAAGATGAACACCATCGGTCCCGGCGTGCTCGACGGCCTCACGCAGGCCATCGAACTCGCGGAGAAGGAATACCGCGGCGTGGTGATCTGGCAGCCGACTTCGCTCACGCTCGGCGCGCCGGGCGGCCCGTTCTCGGCGGGCGCGAATCTCGAGGAGGCGATGCCAGCGTTCATGATGGGCGGCGCGAAAGGCATCGAGCCGTTCGTCAAGAAGTTCCAGGACAGCATGATGCGCGTGAAGTACGCCAACGTGCCGGTGGTGTGCGCTGTGTCGGGCATTGCGCTCGGCGGCGGCTGTGAACTGATGCTGCATTCGGCGAAGCGCGTCGCGCATGTGGAAAGCTATATCGGGCTCGTGGAAGTGGGCGTGGGTCTCGTGCCGGCGGGCGGCGGGCTGAAGGAAGCCGCGTTGCGCGCAGCCGAGGCCGCGAGCGCTGTGAACGCGACGAGCGACTTGCTCAAGTTCCTGCAGAAGCCGTTCGAGAACGCCGCGATGGCAAAGGTCTCCGGCTCGGCGCTCGAAGCACGCGCGATGGGCTATCTGAAGCCGTCGGACACGATCGTCTTCAACGTGCACGAGCTGCTCGATATCGCGAAGAAGGAAGCGCGCGCGCTTGCGGATTCCGGCTACCGCGCGCCGCTGCGCGCGAAGCAGATTCCCGTGGCCGGGCGTTCCGCGCTGTCGACCATCAAGGCGTCGCTGGTCAATATGCGCGATGGCCGCTTCATCAGCGATCACGACTTCCTGATCGCGAGCCGTATCGCGGAAGTAGTGTGCGGCGGCGACGTGGAAGGCGGCAGTCTCGTCGACGAGGAATGGCTGCTGGCGTTGGAACGCCGCGCGTTCATCGAACTGCTCGGCACGCAAAAGACGCAGGAACGGATCATGGGCATGTTGCAGACCGGCAAGCCGGTTCGCAACTGA
- a CDS encoding enoyl-CoA hydratase yields the protein MDIVIERAQGVLSIVLNRAEKKNAITAAMYQEMADGLYEAENDPTVRAVLLRGNGGAFSAGNDLEDFLNDPPKGLDAPVFQLLRRLSGMPKPIVAAVSGVAVGIGTTMLLHCDIVYAAKNAKFSLPFVQLGLCPEAASSLLLPRIAGYQRAAEKLLLGEAFDVNEAIGMGFVNGAIDAAELDAYAFERARRLAALPASSLKTTKALMKSEQRNEVAARMEEEAAHFSRMLAGPEAREAFAAFLEKRKADFSRF from the coding sequence ATGGATATCGTTATCGAACGCGCGCAAGGTGTGTTGAGCATCGTGCTGAATCGCGCCGAGAAGAAGAACGCCATCACGGCGGCCATGTATCAGGAAATGGCCGACGGTCTATATGAAGCGGAGAACGATCCGACGGTGCGCGCCGTTTTGCTGCGCGGCAACGGCGGCGCGTTCAGCGCGGGCAACGATCTCGAAGACTTCCTGAACGATCCGCCGAAGGGTCTCGACGCGCCCGTGTTCCAGTTACTGCGACGCCTGAGCGGCATGCCGAAGCCTATCGTCGCGGCGGTGTCGGGCGTGGCCGTGGGCATCGGCACGACGATGCTTTTGCACTGCGATATCGTCTATGCCGCGAAGAACGCGAAGTTTTCGCTGCCGTTCGTGCAGCTCGGGCTCTGTCCGGAAGCGGCGTCGAGTTTGCTGCTGCCGCGCATCGCGGGTTATCAGCGGGCGGCGGAAAAGCTGCTGCTAGGCGAAGCGTTCGATGTGAATGAAGCGATCGGCATGGGCTTCGTCAACGGCGCGATCGATGCGGCAGAGCTCGATGCCTATGCGTTCGAGCGTGCGAGACGGTTGGCGGCGCTGCCGGCGTCATCGCTCAAAACGACGAAGGCGCTGATGAAAAGCGAGCAACGCAACGAAGTGGCCGCGCGGATGGAAGAAGAGGCGGCGCATTTCTCGCGGATGCTTGCAGGACCGGAGGCGCGCGAGGCGTTTGCCGCGTTTTTGGAGAAGCGGAAGGCGGATTTTAGTCGGTTTTAG
- the fdhD gene encoding formate dehydrogenase accessory sulfurtransferase FdhD, whose protein sequence is MNPLESDEQPGYVERRVRRHRGGESAVANDNVGQEWPVALVYNGISHAVMMCTPRDLEAFAVGFSLTEGIVERGSDIQDIEVYYRDDGHTLPHAEVHLQVVQQAFASLKDKRRALAGRTGCGVCGIESIDLLDLRPERVPDTGFLARLAPDAIERAARGLPAHQQLTKLTGGLHAAAWCDESGAVRYAFEDVGRHNALDKLIGQLVLRREDTTQGFVFLSSRASYELVRKSARVGVPMVATISAPTSLAIAIAKQAGLRLVSFAREGGFVEYEVE, encoded by the coding sequence GTGAACCCACTGGAAAGTGATGAGCAGCCGGGCTACGTCGAACGGCGCGTGCGAAGACATCGCGGCGGCGAAAGCGCTGTCGCAAACGATAACGTCGGACAGGAATGGCCCGTTGCGCTCGTCTACAACGGCATTTCGCACGCGGTGATGATGTGCACGCCGCGAGACCTCGAAGCGTTCGCCGTGGGCTTCTCGCTGACCGAAGGCATCGTCGAGCGTGGCAGCGACATCCAGGATATCGAAGTCTATTACCGTGACGACGGCCACACGCTGCCGCATGCCGAAGTGCATCTGCAAGTGGTGCAGCAGGCGTTCGCGTCGCTGAAAGACAAGCGTCGCGCGCTCGCGGGGCGCACGGGTTGCGGCGTGTGCGGCATCGAGAGCATCGACTTGCTGGACCTTCGGCCTGAGCGCGTGCCGGATACCGGCTTCCTCGCGCGTCTCGCGCCGGATGCGATCGAGCGCGCGGCGCGCGGGTTGCCGGCGCATCAGCAGTTGACGAAGCTCACCGGCGGACTGCATGCCGCCGCCTGGTGCGATGAAAGCGGCGCGGTGCGCTACGCGTTCGAAGACGTCGGCCGTCACAACGCGCTGGATAAGCTCATCGGGCAACTCGTGCTGCGCCGCGAAGATACGACGCAGGGCTTCGTGTTCCTGTCGAGCCGCGCGAGCTATGAACTCGTGCGCAAGTCGGCGCGCGTCGGCGTGCCGATGGTCGCGACTATTTCCGCGCCGACGTCGCTGGCGATTGCCATCGCGAAGCAGGCGGGGTTGCGGCTCGTGAGTTTCGCGCGGGAGGGGGGGTTTGTGGAGTATGAGGTGGAGTGA
- the nudB gene encoding dihydroneopterin triphosphate diphosphatase, whose translation MQKPPKIPESVLVVIHTPDLDVLIIERADHPGFWQSVTGSKDRIDEQLEETAAREVQEETGIVVGSPLVPQAALLDWHHSIQYEIYPQWRHRYAEGITHNTEHQFSLCVPHCLEVTLAPREHTSHLWLPLREAADRCFSWSNREAILQLPERLAAHSR comes from the coding sequence ATGCAGAAGCCACCGAAAATCCCCGAATCCGTGCTGGTCGTGATTCATACGCCCGACCTCGATGTGCTCATCATCGAGAGGGCCGATCACCCGGGCTTCTGGCAATCGGTGACGGGATCGAAAGACCGCATCGACGAGCAGCTCGAAGAAACCGCCGCGCGCGAAGTGCAGGAGGAAACGGGCATCGTCGTCGGCAGTCCGCTTGTGCCGCAAGCCGCGCTGCTGGACTGGCATCACAGTATTCAGTACGAAATCTACCCGCAGTGGCGGCACCGTTACGCCGAAGGCATCACGCACAACACCGAACACCAGTTCAGTCTCTGTGTGCCGCACTGTCTCGAAGTGACGCTCGCGCCGCGCGAACACACGTCGCATCTCTGGCTGCCGTTGCGCGAAGCCGCCGACCGATGCTTTTCGTGGTCCAACCGCGAAGCGATTCTTCAATTGCCCGAGCGCCTCGCGGCGCATAGCCGATGA
- a CDS encoding phospholipase D-like domain-containing protein — MGVRPRRSFKRLRQALFSGRRPPRFCFTAGNQVRILKSGAQFFPALIDRIDGAHSTVSLETYIFANDDAGRAVSDALLRAAARGVTVRVITDGVGTDGNLPMFDQWKAGGVEHRIYNPHLLFGPLGFSRTHRKLALIDNTYAFCGGINIVDDYDQNGTRLPEPRWDFAMEARGPVVTDVHNAFDLQWERIRLGVKPHELRSPACEPQQEPNRWNTRRAMRARRRAQLGEIHAVDQPCVAFVARDNLLNRRAIEKAYLRAIAHAEREVLLANPYFMPGRKLRRALVFAARRGVRVSLVIGRKEFVALDYATPFLYGNLLKNGVRIAEYEKTMLHGKVAVVDADWATIGSSNLDALSLVLNNEANMVLVNHAEIAGLHDAILRAFDEGSRIDEKHYASRPVSERLLSWLAYNSYRLMMKLITIGQYD; from the coding sequence ATCGGTGTGCGGCCGCGGCGCAGCTTCAAGCGACTGCGCCAGGCGTTGTTCTCGGGGCGGCGTCCACCGCGTTTCTGCTTCACTGCGGGCAACCAGGTCCGCATTCTCAAGAGCGGCGCGCAGTTCTTTCCTGCGTTGATCGACCGAATCGACGGCGCGCACAGCACGGTTTCGCTCGAGACCTACATCTTCGCGAACGACGACGCCGGCCGCGCCGTTTCGGACGCGCTCCTGCGCGCGGCTGCGCGCGGCGTCACGGTGCGTGTCATTACCGACGGCGTCGGCACCGACGGCAATCTGCCGATGTTCGACCAGTGGAAGGCGGGCGGAGTAGAGCATCGAATCTACAATCCTCACCTGCTTTTCGGGCCGCTCGGCTTCTCGCGCACGCATCGCAAGCTCGCGCTCATCGACAACACATACGCGTTTTGCGGCGGCATCAATATCGTCGACGACTACGACCAGAACGGCACACGCCTGCCCGAGCCGCGCTGGGACTTCGCGATGGAGGCGCGAGGTCCCGTGGTCACGGACGTGCACAACGCGTTCGATCTGCAATGGGAACGCATCCGCCTCGGCGTCAAGCCGCACGAGCTGCGCTCGCCGGCCTGCGAGCCGCAGCAGGAGCCGAACCGCTGGAACACGCGGCGCGCGATGCGCGCGCGGCGCCGCGCGCAGCTTGGCGAAATTCACGCGGTCGACCAGCCGTGCGTCGCGTTCGTCGCGCGTGACAACCTGCTGAATCGCCGGGCCATCGAGAAGGCGTATCTGCGCGCCATCGCCCATGCGGAGCGCGAAGTGCTGCTCGCCAACCCCTACTTCATGCCGGGCCGCAAGCTGCGCCGCGCGCTCGTCTTCGCGGCGCGGCGCGGGGTGCGCGTGTCGCTCGTGATCGGGCGCAAGGAATTCGTCGCGCTCGATTACGCGACGCCGTTCCTCTACGGCAATCTGCTGAAGAACGGCGTTCGCATCGCCGAATACGAGAAGACCATGCTGCACGGCAAGGTCGCGGTGGTGGACGCCGATTGGGCGACCATCGGCTCGTCCAATCTCGACGCGCTTTCGCTCGTGCTCAACAACGAGGCGAACATGGTGCTCGTGAACCACGCGGAGATCGCCGGCTTGCACGACGCCATTCTGCGGGCCTTCGACGAAGGCAGTCGCATCGACGAAAAACACTACGCGTCGCGCCCGGTAAGTGAGCGATTACTCAGTTGGCTCGCCTACAACAGCTACCGATTGATGATGAAGCTCATCACGATCGGACAATACGATTGA
- a CDS encoding lysozyme inhibitor LprI family protein gives MRLEPLLLATLLCAAVPAWADSSACMNNASTQMAMNECVGRELKAADQKLNDTYRALLSKVSKDGAEQLRKAQRAWLAWRDAQCAFDTMGTRGGSSNSMENAMCVEKLTQAQTAHLAAQLHCKEGDVSCGGQ, from the coding sequence ATGCGACTCGAGCCGCTTCTTCTCGCAACGCTTCTTTGTGCGGCCGTGCCCGCGTGGGCGGACTCGTCGGCGTGCATGAACAACGCAAGCACGCAAATGGCCATGAACGAGTGCGTAGGCCGGGAATTGAAAGCCGCCGACCAGAAGCTCAACGACACCTACCGCGCGCTGCTCTCGAAGGTGAGCAAAGACGGCGCGGAGCAATTGCGCAAGGCACAGCGCGCGTGGCTCGCATGGCGCGACGCGCAATGCGCGTTCGACACCATGGGCACGCGCGGCGGCAGCAGCAATTCGATGGAAAACGCGATGTGCGTCGAAAAGCTGACGCAAGCGCAAACCGCGCATCTCGCCGCGCAGTTGCATTGCAAGGAAGGCGACGTGTCCTGCGGCGGTCAGTGA
- a CDS encoding acyl-CoA dehydrogenase C-terminal domain-containing protein, giving the protein MGQYAAPLRDMQFVLHELLNVEAELKRMPKHAELDADTINQVLEEAGKFCSEVVFPLNQSGDREGCTYEGDGVVKTPAGFKEAYRQYVEAGWPALGCDPEYGGQGLPAFVNNALYEMLNSANQAWTMYPGLSHGAYECLHAHGTPEQKSTYLSKLVSGEWTGTMCLTEPHCGTDLGILRTKAEPNADGSYALTGTKIFISSGEHDMAENIVHLVLARLPGAPAGTKGISLFIVPKFIPDASGAPGERNGIKCGSIEHKMGIHGNATCVMNLDGAKGWLVGEANKGLNAMFVMMNAARLGVGMQGLGLTEVAYQNSLVYAKERLQMRSLTGPKAPDKPADPIIVHPDVRRMLLTQKAYAEAGRAFAYWAALNIDKELSHEDEAARREAADFVALLTPVIKAFLTDNAFEGTNLAMQIYGGHGFISEWGMEQYVRDARINMIYEGTNSIQALDLLGRKILGDMGAKLKRFGKLVTDFVEEEGVKPEMQEFINPLADIGEKVQKLTMEIGMKAMQNPDEVGAAAVPYLRTVGHLVFSYFWARMARVALDNAASGDAFYKAKLATARFYFAKLLPETASTIRAARAGAKPMMDYDEALF; this is encoded by the coding sequence ATGGGACAGTACGCCGCCCCTCTGCGCGACATGCAGTTCGTGCTGCACGAACTGCTGAACGTCGAAGCCGAACTGAAGCGCATGCCGAAGCATGCCGAGCTGGACGCGGACACCATCAACCAGGTGCTCGAAGAGGCCGGCAAGTTCTGCTCCGAAGTCGTGTTTCCGCTGAACCAGAGCGGCGACCGCGAAGGTTGCACCTACGAGGGCGACGGCGTCGTGAAAACGCCGGCGGGGTTCAAAGAGGCGTATCGCCAGTACGTCGAGGCGGGCTGGCCCGCGCTCGGCTGCGATCCCGAATACGGCGGCCAGGGGCTGCCCGCATTCGTCAATAACGCGCTCTACGAGATGCTCAATTCGGCGAACCAGGCGTGGACCATGTATCCGGGCCTCTCGCACGGCGCATACGAATGCCTGCACGCGCACGGCACGCCGGAGCAGAAATCGACGTATCTCTCGAAACTCGTCTCGGGCGAATGGACCGGCACGATGTGCCTGACCGAACCGCATTGCGGAACGGACCTCGGCATTCTGCGCACGAAAGCCGAGCCGAATGCCGACGGTTCCTACGCGCTCACCGGCACCAAGATCTTCATTTCAAGCGGCGAACACGACATGGCCGAGAACATCGTCCATCTGGTGCTCGCGCGGCTGCCCGGCGCGCCGGCCGGCACGAAGGGCATTTCGCTTTTCATCGTGCCGAAGTTCATTCCGGATGCGAGCGGCGCACCGGGCGAACGCAACGGCATCAAGTGCGGCTCGATCGAGCACAAAATGGGCATTCACGGCAATGCCACTTGCGTGATGAATCTCGACGGCGCGAAAGGCTGGCTCGTCGGCGAAGCGAACAAGGGCTTGAACGCCATGTTCGTGATGATGAACGCGGCGCGTCTCGGCGTCGGCATGCAGGGTTTGGGGCTGACGGAAGTCGCGTATCAGAACTCGCTCGTCTATGCGAAAGAGCGCCTGCAGATGCGCTCGCTCACGGGCCCGAAAGCGCCGGACAAGCCCGCTGATCCGATCATCGTGCATCCGGACGTGCGCCGCATGTTGCTCACGCAGAAGGCGTATGCCGAAGCGGGCCGCGCGTTCGCGTACTGGGCCGCGCTCAACATCGACAAGGAACTGTCGCACGAAGACGAAGCCGCGCGCCGCGAAGCCGCCGATTTTGTCGCGCTGCTCACGCCGGTCATCAAGGCGTTTCTGACCGACAACGCGTTCGAAGGCACGAACCTCGCCATGCAGATCTACGGCGGCCACGGCTTTATCTCCGAATGGGGCATGGAGCAGTACGTGCGCGACGCGCGCATCAACATGATCTACGAGGGCACGAATTCCATTCAGGCGCTCGACCTGCTCGGCCGCAAGATTCTCGGCGACATGGGCGCGAAGCTGAAGCGTTTCGGCAAGCTCGTGACGGACTTCGTCGAAGAAGAAGGCGTGAAGCCGGAGATGCAGGAGTTCATCAACCCGCTCGCGGATATCGGCGAGAAGGTGCAGAAGCTCACCATGGAAATCGGCATGAAGGCGATGCAGAATCCGGACGAAGTGGGCGCGGCGGCGGTGCCGTATCTGCGCACGGTGGGTCATCTGGTGTTCTCGTACTTCTGGGCGCGCATGGCGCGCGTGGCGCTCGACAACGCCGCATCCGGCGATGCGTTCTACAAGGCGAAGCTCGCAACCGCGCGCTTCTACTTCGCGAAGCTCCTGCCCGAAACGGCTTCGACCATCCGCGCCGCGCGCGCGGGCGCGAAGCCGATGATGGACTACGACGAAGCCTTGTTCTGA
- a CDS encoding acetyl-CoA C-acyltransferase yields the protein MSKQLQEAYIVAASRTPIGKAPRGVFKNTRPDELLVHAIKSAVAQVPGLDTAVIEDAIVGCAIPEAEQGLNVARMGTLLAGLPQTVGGVTVNRFCASGLTALAMAADRIRVGEADAILAGGCESMSMVPMMGNKPSLSPHIFERSEDIGIAYGMGLTAERVAERWKVSREAQDAFAVESHRKALAAQQSGEFADEIAAYTLNERFPDLASGEVRVNAREVAFDEGPRADTSLDTLAKLRPVFANKGSVTAGNSSQTSDGAGALIVVSEKILKQFNLTPLARFVSFAVRGVPPEIMGIGPKEAIPAALKNAGLTQDDLDWIELNEAFAAQSLAVINDLGLDTSKLNPLGGAIALGHPLGATGAIRSATVIHGLRRRNLKYGMVTMCVGTGMGAAGIFERM from the coding sequence ATGAGCAAACAATTGCAGGAAGCATATATCGTCGCCGCGAGCCGCACGCCGATCGGCAAGGCGCCGCGCGGCGTGTTCAAGAACACGCGCCCGGACGAGCTGCTCGTCCACGCGATCAAATCTGCGGTGGCGCAGGTGCCGGGGCTGGATACGGCCGTGATCGAAGACGCTATCGTCGGCTGCGCGATTCCCGAAGCCGAGCAGGGCCTGAACGTCGCGCGCATGGGCACGCTGCTCGCCGGACTGCCGCAGACGGTCGGCGGCGTCACGGTGAACCGCTTCTGCGCGTCGGGTCTCACCGCGCTCGCGATGGCGGCGGACCGCATTCGTGTCGGCGAGGCGGATGCGATTCTCGCGGGCGGCTGCGAGTCGATGAGCATGGTGCCGATGATGGGCAACAAGCCGTCGCTGTCGCCGCATATCTTCGAGCGCAGCGAGGACATCGGCATTGCGTACGGCATGGGCCTGACCGCCGAACGCGTCGCGGAACGCTGGAAAGTGAGCCGCGAGGCGCAGGACGCGTTCGCGGTGGAGTCGCATCGCAAGGCGCTGGCCGCGCAGCAGTCGGGCGAATTCGCCGACGAGATCGCCGCCTATACGCTCAACGAACGCTTCCCGGACCTCGCTTCGGGCGAAGTCCGCGTGAATGCGCGCGAAGTTGCGTTCGACGAAGGCCCGCGCGCGGACACGTCGCTCGACACGCTTGCGAAACTGCGCCCGGTGTTCGCCAACAAGGGATCGGTGACGGCGGGCAACAGCTCGCAGACTTCCGACGGCGCAGGAGCGCTGATCGTGGTCTCCGAGAAGATCCTGAAGCAGTTCAATCTGACGCCGCTCGCGCGCTTCGTGAGCTTCGCGGTGCGCGGCGTGCCGCCGGAAATCATGGGCATCGGGCCGAAGGAAGCGATTCCGGCCGCGCTCAAGAACGCGGGTCTGACGCAGGACGATCTCGACTGGATCGAACTGAACGAAGCGTTCGCGGCGCAATCGCTCGCCGTGATCAACGACCTCGGACTCGACACGTCGAAGCTCAATCCGCTCGGCGGCGCGATTGCGCTCGGGCATCCGCTCGGCGCGACGGGCGCGATTCGTTCGGCGACGGTGATCCACGGGCTGCGCCGCCGCAACCTGAAGTACGGCATGGTGACGATGTGCGTCGGCACCGGCATGGGCGCGGCGGGCATTTTCGAGCGGATGTAA